A window of the Lactuca sativa cultivar Salinas chromosome 7, Lsat_Salinas_v11, whole genome shotgun sequence genome harbors these coding sequences:
- the LOC111892695 gene encoding probable disease resistance protein At4g19060 produces the protein MAPEIVDDDIEQHLLEKITHGILRIGDQQNLVTRYYSLDSDFNDVKDILTRTRNPDYNGDWLSARRENLYYLNNLLNEWQLINKHSSFAPVEDREACLNIKKSLKKMMKEFKGEESSSRGDAEYSVTRHQDPKHFTFERNKEDVYRWSSRHGPRKVHGFEHNVMAMERELVMRNINVPYKVFGVVGVAGIGKTTLCQDIFGRKLVKEHFCPRIWVCLSKQPRDNHDYRKEIVVRILKCLGIKDEVISNVAEERDEHGLRKLILLIRLQLIGKRYLIVLDDAWNDDEFFLKLIRTEDPNMKWGEELAYALPKGCGGTVISSSRSDALLKRMLGKDVSLLYLKPHTKEIIDQIFRDTVIGYEEDEREFPAHLEELKMEILKKCDGIPLAAKLLAKIAREPLPLKQKPPPPTSVVGGHENKQAPESGGEQLNGGVDAGGSASASGVHDGEDNGVVLPNPKQKDGLPPIGPDQVA, from the coding sequence ATGGCTCCTGAGATTGTGGATGATGATATTGAACAACATCTTCTCGAAAAAATCACTCATGGCATTCTACGTATAGGCGATCAGCAAAATCTAGTGACTAGATACTATTCATTAGATTCTGATTTTAATGATGTGAAGGACATCCTCACGCGTACAAGAAATCCAGATTATAACGGGGATTGGTTGAGTGCAAGAAGGGAGAATCTTTATTACCTCAACAATTTGTTGAATGAATGGCAACTCATCAACAAACACAGCTCATTTGCTCCTGTTGAAGATCGTGAAGCATGTCTGAACATCAAGAAGAGCTTAAAGAAGATGATGAAGGAATTCAAAGGTGAAGAATCCAGTTCAAGAGGTGATGCAGAATACTCTGTTACTCGTCATCAAGACCCAAAACACTTCacttttgaaagaaacaaagaagATGTTTACAGGTGGAGCTCCAGGCATGGACCCAGGAAAGTTCATGGTTTTGAACACAATGTCATGGCCATGGAGAGGGAGCTTGTCATGCGAAACATTAATGTTCCATATAAGGTTTTTGGGGTTGTGGGAGTCGCCGGAATTGGGAAAACGACTCTTTGTCAGGACATTTTTGGCCGGAAGTTAGTAAAGGAGCATTTCTGTCCAAGGATCTGGGTTTGTTTATCCAAGCAACCTAGAGACAACCATGACTACAGAAAAGAGATTGTTGTCAGGATCTTGAAATGTCTCGGAATAAAAGATGAAGTCATAAGTAATGTGGCAGAGGAACGTGATGAACATGGACTCCGGAAGCTGATTCTTCTTATCCGGCTACAACTGATTGGAAAAAGATATTTGATTGTTCTCGATGATGCTTGGAACGATGacgaattcttcttgaaattgaTTCGAACGGAAGACCCGAATATGAAATGGGGTGAGGAGTTGGCATACGCGTTGCCAAAAGGGTGTGGTGGAACAGTCATTTCGTCGAGCAGGTCGGATGCATTACTAAAAAGGATGCTTGGGAAAGATGTAAGTTTGCTTTATTTGAAGCCACACACCAAAGAGATCATTGATCAGATTTTTCGAGACACGGTGATTGGGTATGAGGAAGACGAGAGGGAATTCCCTGCGCATTTGGAAGAATTGAAAATGGAGATACTAAAAAAGTGTGATGGAATACCGTTGGCTGCAAAATTGCTTGCTAAAATTGCTCGGGAGCCATTGCCGCTAAAGCAGAAACCCCCACCGCCAACAAGCGTCGTCGGTGGTCATGAGAATAAACAGGCTCCGGAAAGTGGTGGCGAACAGTTGAACGGCGGTGTCGACGCCGGTGGCAGCGCCAGCGCCAGCGGTGTTCATGACGGTGAGGACAACGGCGTTGTTCTTCCAAATCCGAAGCAGAAGGATGGTCTCCCTCCGATCGGACCCGATCAGGTGGCATAA